The following are encoded in a window of Pristis pectinata isolate sPriPec2 chromosome 1, sPriPec2.1.pri, whole genome shotgun sequence genomic DNA:
- the LOC127567762 gene encoding gamma-crystallin S-1-like isoform X2, translating to MGKIIFYEDRNFQGRHYECSTDCADLSPYFSRCNSIRVESDWWVVYERPNYMGYQYVLSRGEYPDYQRWMGFNDTIRSCRSYPYVRGNYRMRIYERPDFGGKMMEFMEDCPSLYDRFCYRDIHSCQVMDGYWIFYEHPNYRGRQYFLRPSEYRRYSDWGGYNSMIGSFRRMRDF from the exons ATGGGAAAG ATCATCTTCTACGAGGACAGGAACTTCCAGGGTCGGCACTACGAGTGCAGCACCGACTGTGCCGACCTGTCCCCTTACTTCAGCCGCTGTAACTCCATCCGTGTTGAGAGTGACTGGTGGGTGGTGTACGAGAGACCCAACTACATGGGATACCAGTATGTGCTGAGCAGGGGCGAGTATCCTGACTACCAGCGCTGGATGGGATTCAATGACACCATCAGGTCCTGTCGCAGCTACCCTTACGTAA GGGGAAACTACAGGATGAGGATTTACGAGAGGCCTGACTTTGGAGGGAAGATGATGGAATTCATGGAGGACTGTCCCTCTCTCTACGATCGATTCTGTTACCGTGACATCCACTCCTGCCAGGTGATGGATGGTTACTGGATCTTCTATGAACATCCCAACTACAGAGGCCGACAGTACTTCCTGAGACCCAGTGAATACAGGAGATACAGTGACTGGGGCGGCTACAACTCCATGATCGGGTCTTTCAGGCGCATGAGGGACTTCTAA
- the LOC127567573 gene encoding gamma-crystallin S-1-like isoform X1 gives MGKIIFYEDRNFQGRHYECSTDCADLSPYFSRCNSIRVESDWWVVYERPNYMGYQYVLSRGDYPDYQRWMGFNDSIKSCRSYPSYRGGNYRMRIYERPDFGGQMMEFLDDCPSLYDPFCYRDIHSCQVMDGYWIFYEHPNYRGRQYFLRPGEYRRYSDWGGYNSMIGSFRRMRDF, from the exons ATGGGAAAG ATCATCTTCTACGAGGACAGGAACTTCCAGGGTCGGCACTACGAGTGCAGCACCGACTGTGCAGACCTGTCCCCTTACTTCAGCCGCTGTAACTCCATCCGTGTTGAAAGTGACTGGTGGGTTGTGTACGAGAGACCCAACTACATGGGATACCAGTATGTGCTGAGCAGGGGAGACTATCCTGACTACCAGCGCTGGATGGGATTCAATGACAGCATCAAATCATGTCGCAGCTACCCTTCC TACCGAGGGGGAAACTACAGGATGAGGATTTACGAGAGGCCTGACTTTGGAGGGCAGATGATGGAATTCCTGGACGACTGTCCCTCTCTCTACGATCCATTCTGTTACCGTGACATCCACTCCTGCCAGGTGATGGATGGTTACTGGATCTTCTATGAACATCCCAACTACAGAGGCCGACAGTACTTCCTGAGACCTGGTGAATACAGGAGATACAGTGACTGGGGCGGATACAACTCCATGATCGGGTCTTTCAGGCGCATGAGGGACTTCTAA
- the LOC127567762 gene encoding gamma-crystallin S-1-like isoform X1: MGKIIFYEDRNFQGRHYECSTDCADLSPYFSRCNSIRVESDWWVVYERPNYMGYQYVLSRGEYPDYQRWMGFNDTIRSCRSYPYYRGGNYRMRIYERPDFGGKMMEFMEDCPSLYDRFCYRDIHSCQVMDGYWIFYEHPNYRGRQYFLRPSEYRRYSDWGGYNSMIGSFRRMRDF, encoded by the exons ATGGGAAAG ATCATCTTCTACGAGGACAGGAACTTCCAGGGTCGGCACTACGAGTGCAGCACCGACTGTGCCGACCTGTCCCCTTACTTCAGCCGCTGTAACTCCATCCGTGTTGAGAGTGACTGGTGGGTGGTGTACGAGAGACCCAACTACATGGGATACCAGTATGTGCTGAGCAGGGGCGAGTATCCTGACTACCAGCGCTGGATGGGATTCAATGACACCATCAGGTCCTGTCGCAGCTACCCTTAC TACCGAGGGGGAAACTACAGGATGAGGATTTACGAGAGGCCTGACTTTGGAGGGAAGATGATGGAATTCATGGAGGACTGTCCCTCTCTCTACGATCGATTCTGTTACCGTGACATCCACTCCTGCCAGGTGATGGATGGTTACTGGATCTTCTATGAACATCCCAACTACAGAGGCCGACAGTACTTCCTGAGACCCAGTGAATACAGGAGATACAGTGACTGGGGCGGCTACAACTCCATGATCGGGTCTTTCAGGCGCATGAGGGACTTCTAA
- the LOC127567573 gene encoding gamma-crystallin S-1-like isoform X2 produces MGKIIFYEDRNFQGRHYECSTDCADLSPYFSRCNSIRVESDWWVVYERPNYMGYQYVLSRGDYPDYQRWMGFNDSIKSCRSYPSVRGNYRMRIYERPDFGGQMMEFLDDCPSLYDPFCYRDIHSCQVMDGYWIFYEHPNYRGRQYFLRPGEYRRYSDWGGYNSMIGSFRRMRDF; encoded by the exons ATGGGAAAG ATCATCTTCTACGAGGACAGGAACTTCCAGGGTCGGCACTACGAGTGCAGCACCGACTGTGCAGACCTGTCCCCTTACTTCAGCCGCTGTAACTCCATCCGTGTTGAAAGTGACTGGTGGGTTGTGTACGAGAGACCCAACTACATGGGATACCAGTATGTGCTGAGCAGGGGAGACTATCCTGACTACCAGCGCTGGATGGGATTCAATGACAGCATCAAATCATGTCGCAGCTACCCTTCCGTaa GGGGAAACTACAGGATGAGGATTTACGAGAGGCCTGACTTTGGAGGGCAGATGATGGAATTCCTGGACGACTGTCCCTCTCTCTACGATCCATTCTGTTACCGTGACATCCACTCCTGCCAGGTGATGGATGGTTACTGGATCTTCTATGAACATCCCAACTACAGAGGCCGACAGTACTTCCTGAGACCTGGTGAATACAGGAGATACAGTGACTGGGGCGGATACAACTCCATGATCGGGTCTTTCAGGCGCATGAGGGACTTCTAA